One stretch of Lachnospiraceae bacterium oral taxon 096 DNA includes these proteins:
- a CDS encoding branched-chain amino acid ABC transporter permease yields MVTFLQQCLTGISLGGAYALIAIGYTLVYGILRLINFAHGDLFMMSGYFMIFAMAAMPWYLAIPVVLILTVALGTGIEKVAYKPLRNAPRMSVMISAIGVSYLLQNLATYLFTALPKGYPAIPFLKKIIRFGGLSASLVTFLTPILTLVIVYILILLIHHSKMGMAMRAVAKDYETAQLMGIKINQTISFTFAIGSLLAGIGSILYFTDRMTVFPYSGSLPGLKCFVAAVIGGIGSIPGAVVGGFILGLGETALVAMGYSTFSDAFTFVLLIVMLLVRPTGIFGEKTVDKV; encoded by the coding sequence ATGGTAACTTTTTTACAACAATGTCTGACAGGAATCTCCCTTGGTGGAGCCTATGCCTTAATTGCTATAGGATATACGCTGGTATATGGAATTTTGCGTTTAATTAATTTTGCACACGGCGATTTGTTTATGATGTCGGGCTATTTTATGATTTTTGCTATGGCGGCAATGCCTTGGTATTTGGCCATTCCTGTGGTTTTAATTTTGACCGTGGCTCTTGGAACAGGAATTGAAAAGGTAGCCTATAAACCGCTTCGAAATGCACCGAGGATGAGTGTGATGATTTCAGCGATTGGTGTTTCTTATTTATTACAAAATTTAGCCACCTATTTGTTTACGGCTCTGCCAAAAGGTTATCCAGCCATTCCATTTTTAAAGAAGATTATTCGCTTTGGTGGACTCAGTGCTTCATTGGTGACATTTTTAACACCAATTTTGACTCTAGTGATTGTCTATATTTTAATCTTATTAATTCACCATTCAAAGATGGGAATGGCCATGCGTGCAGTGGCCAAGGACTATGAAACCGCACAGCTAATGGGAATTAAAATCAATCAGACAATTTCCTTTACTTTTGCCATTGGTTCCTTACTTGCAGGCATCGGATCGATTCTTTACTTTACAGACCGAATGACCGTGTTTCCTTATTCGGGTTCATTGCCTGGATTAAAGTGTTTTGTGGCCGCGGTTATTGGAGGGATTGGAAGTATTCCTGGTGCAGTTGTGGGTGGATTTATTTTAGGACTTGGAGAGACAGCACTTGTGGCCATGGGATATTCGACATTTTCCGATGCCTTTACCTTTGTATTGTTGATTGTGATGTTGCTTGTTCGACCAACAGGTATTTTTGGTGAAAAGACAGTGGATAAGGTGTAG
- a CDS encoding branched-chain amino acid ABC transporter permease: MKRRNQILNLIALLVGIGLITFLQVNHTPLTYHISILERAAIYGIVAVSMNLLTGFTGLFSLGQAGFMAIGAYVTAMLTIPVSRRAMVYYVDGISPVIAGVHLPYWMALIVGGCIAAAVAALIGIPVLRLKSDYLAIATLGFSEIIRAIISAPQLNRITNGSYGLKNIPTFPNLYAFFAIFAICIAIMVLLIHSSYGRVFKAIREDETAAQAMGINLFKYKSISFIISSFFTGVGGGLLAMYMRSIDSKTFQISLTYDILLIVVLGGIGSITGSVLGALIIMASREWLRFFDAPLAIAGINIPLFRTGFRMVIFSILLMVVVLFYNRGIMGSHEFSWNGLIGLFKGRRKKKNG, from the coding sequence ATGAAACGAAGAAATCAAATACTCAATCTGATTGCCCTTTTGGTTGGCATTGGATTGATTACATTTTTGCAGGTCAATCACACACCATTGACCTATCATATTTCTATTTTAGAGCGAGCGGCAATTTATGGTATTGTTGCGGTTTCTATGAATTTATTGACAGGATTTACTGGGCTATTTTCTCTTGGTCAGGCAGGGTTTATGGCCATTGGAGCCTATGTGACGGCAATGTTGACCATTCCAGTGAGCCGGCGTGCGATGGTCTACTATGTCGATGGTATTTCTCCAGTGATTGCAGGGGTTCATCTACCTTATTGGATGGCTTTGATCGTGGGCGGATGCATTGCAGCGGCTGTTGCGGCATTAATTGGTATTCCCGTGCTCAGATTAAAGAGTGATTACTTGGCGATTGCCACCCTTGGCTTTTCAGAGATTATTCGTGCAATTATCTCTGCACCACAGCTAAATCGCATTACCAATGGTTCTTATGGACTAAAGAATATTCCGACATTTCCAAATCTCTATGCCTTCTTTGCTATTTTTGCGATTTGTATTGCTATTATGGTGTTGCTGATTCATTCCTCCTATGGACGAGTGTTTAAGGCGATTCGTGAGGACGAGACGGCAGCACAGGCGATGGGCATTAATTTATTTAAATATAAATCCATTAGTTTTATTATCTCCTCCTTTTTTACAGGTGTGGGTGGTGGACTATTGGCAATGTATATGCGATCCATTGATTCAAAGACCTTTCAGATTTCATTGACCTATGACATCTTATTGATTGTTGTCTTGGGTGGAATTGGAAGTATTACAGGAAGTGTGCTGGGGGCATTGATTATAATGGCGAGCAGAGAGTGGTTGAGATTTTTTGATGCACCACTGGCTATTGCAGGGATCAATATTCCACTGTTTCGAACAGGATTTCGAATGGTTATCTTTTCGATTTTGTTGATGGTGGTTGTACTCTTTTACAATCGAGGAATTATGGGAAGTCATGAATTTTCATGGAATGGACTGATTGGACTTTTCAAGGGAAGGAGGAAAAAGAAAAATGGGTAA
- a CDS encoding ABC transporter ATP-binding protein produces the protein MGNLLKMDHITMQFGGVVAVNDLNLEVNQGEIVALIGPNGAGKTTAFNCVTGIYEPTNGRIIFEGREVLASCPRGKMKKLYSGDYPAMDIKPLVPTPDKLTEIGIARTFQNIRLFHQLSVFENVLIAKHMRAKQNVFSAIFRLNHREEERMRREAEELLKMQGLWAYKDDIASSLPYGLQRRLEIARALATQPKLLLLDEPAAGMNPQETEDLTAFIQKIRDEYHLTIFMIEHHMDLVMEISDHIYVLDFGRLIAKGTPEEIQSNEKVIEAYLGVAEDA, from the coding sequence ATGGGTAATCTCTTAAAAATGGATCATATCACCATGCAATTTGGCGGTGTGGTTGCGGTCAATGATTTAAATTTGGAAGTCAATCAAGGAGAGATTGTGGCTTTAATTGGACCAAATGGTGCAGGAAAGACAACGGCATTTAATTGTGTGACGGGCATCTATGAACCGACCAATGGTCGAATTATATTTGAAGGAAGAGAAGTATTGGCTAGTTGTCCAAGGGGAAAAATGAAAAAATTGTACAGTGGAGATTATCCAGCAATGGACATCAAGCCACTTGTTCCCACACCAGATAAGCTCACAGAAATTGGAATTGCGAGAACTTTTCAAAATATCCGCCTCTTTCATCAATTGAGTGTATTTGAAAATGTTTTGATTGCCAAGCATATGAGAGCTAAGCAAAATGTATTTTCTGCCATTTTTCGCCTAAATCATAGGGAAGAAGAAAGAATGAGAAGGGAAGCAGAAGAATTGCTAAAGATGCAGGGACTTTGGGCGTACAAAGACGATATTGCTTCCAGTCTTCCCTATGGTTTGCAGAGGAGATTAGAGATTGCAAGAGCACTGGCAACACAGCCGAAGTTATTGCTCTTAGATGAACCTGCTGCGGGAATGAACCCACAGGAGACAGAGGATTTAACTGCATTTATTCAAAAGATCAGAGATGAATATCATTTGACCATCTTTATGATTGAGCATCATATGGATTTGGTGATGGAAATTTCTGATCACATCTATGTATTGGACTTTGGGCGCTTGATTGCCAAGGGAACACCAGAGGAAATTCAAAGTAATGAAAAGGTCATTGAGGCCTATTTGGGGGTGGCAGAAGATGCTTAG
- a CDS encoding ABC transporter ATP-binding protein translates to MLRVENLKVNYGGIEAVKDVSFVVPEKSIVTLIGANGAGKSTTLRCISGLKKQTSGKIIFEGEDIARLDTTQRMKKGIVLVPEGRHVFPDMTVLENIKIGAYLRKDDLSADIERVYKLFPRLKERHWQYAGTLSGGEQQMLALARALMSHPKLIMMDEPSLGLAPLVVKGIFDIIREINREGMTVLLIEQNANMALRAADRAYVLETGKVTMQGTGEELLADESIKAAYLGKNSNKKFVN, encoded by the coding sequence ATGCTTAGAGTGGAAAATTTAAAAGTCAATTATGGTGGAATTGAGGCAGTAAAAGATGTGTCCTTTGTTGTGCCAGAAAAATCCATTGTGACTTTAATCGGTGCCAATGGTGCTGGAAAGTCAACGACCTTGCGGTGCATTTCTGGTCTAAAAAAGCAGACCTCAGGAAAAATTATTTTTGAAGGCGAAGATATCGCAAGGCTAGATACCACACAGAGAATGAAAAAGGGCATTGTCCTTGTGCCAGAGGGACGACATGTCTTTCCTGATATGACGGTCTTAGAAAATATTAAGATTGGTGCCTACCTTCGAAAGGATGACTTGAGTGCGGACATTGAGCGTGTGTACAAGCTCTTTCCAAGGCTCAAGGAGCGTCACTGGCAATATGCGGGTACACTCTCTGGCGGTGAACAGCAGATGCTTGCCCTAGCTAGGGCATTGATGAGCCATCCAAAATTGATTATGATGGATGAACCATCGCTTGGACTAGCACCACTGGTGGTCAAGGGGATTTTTGATATTATTCGAGAGATCAATAGGGAGGGCATGACCGTACTTCTCATTGAGCAAAATGCAAACATGGCTCTGCGTGCAGCGGACAGAGCGTATGTATTGGAGACTGGAAAGGTCACAATGCAGGGCACGGGGGAAGAATTGTTGGCCGATGAGTCCATTAAGGCAGCTTATCTTGGAAAAAATAGCAATAAGAAATTTGTGAATTAG
- a CDS encoding heavy-metal-associated domain-containing protein, producing MGTIAIVVILVIIVAVAGASTYKKATKGGGCCGEHESAPKRIKVNDHDKSHYPYEAELVIDGMTCGNCARRVENALNALDGTWAEVDLGEKKAKVLLKNKPDINAMAKAVADEGYTVLKNRSKF from the coding sequence ATGGGAACAATAGCTATTGTGGTAATATTGGTGATTATTGTTGCAGTTGCAGGGGCAAGTACCTACAAAAAGGCGACGAAGGGAGGAGGATGTTGTGGAGAACATGAGAGTGCACCTAAGAGAATTAAGGTGAACGATCATGACAAGAGCCACTATCCATATGAAGCAGAATTAGTCATTGATGGAATGACTTGTGGAAATTGTGCTCGCAGAGTGGAGAATGCACTCAATGCACTGGATGGAACTTGGGCAGAGGTTGACCTTGGAGAGAAGAAGGCAAAAGTTCTCCTAAAGAACAAGCCAGACATCAATGCGATGGCCAAGGCTGTTGCTGATGAAGGATATACGGTATTAAAGAATCGATCAAAGTTTTAG